The following are from one region of the Anabas testudineus chromosome 2, fAnaTes1.2, whole genome shotgun sequence genome:
- the atp7b gene encoding copper-transporting ATPase 2 isoform X1: protein MFSKKSPKSLSKYVPKSSQGAGEQICMVECGCKPDCTCTVQCSCSRLCAQDSGTNHEKKGLDNMAYDCGSQTELCSPPKSGSRVTFKIPGLSSQHQAQAIESRVSSLNGVLGISLSLPRKLAKVYYDTSVITTKEIALELQTSGFSVESAVQIKVDGMHCQSCVQSIEGQIGELPGVSHIKVSLQDGAALVIFQPLRVTQQELRDKIADMGFDATLFPDDPSGQDISHWEKDILNLSAQTVTVWITGMTCNSCVKSIEGRMSQMAGVQSIAVSLKEEKGTITFDPSLTDPERLRIAIEDMGFDASLEESVKSIQSHERSRPVSGPSDPSDLQSPCKAGVSNGTGSQTTSASPDPNAHDAKVQKCFISVMGMTCASCVSNIERNLLKHRGIISVLVSLMAGKAEVKYDSSIIDAAAVTKLIEDLGFGAKLIDDNAVTHGKLDLTITGMTCASCVHNIESKLTTTKGILEASVALATNKAQIQFNPDVLGARDIIKIIQSLGFEASLVKTGFKNNLDHTEEIRQWRNSFLFNLVFGLPVMGLMIYMMVMDSQHQEHGGSMPAEENLLPGLSILNLVFFLLCTPIQIFGGRSFYIQAYRSLKHRTANMDVLIVLATTIAYVYSCVVLIVAMAERASQSPITFFDTPPMLFVFIALGRWLEHVAKSKTSEALAKLMSLQATDATVVTLGPDHSIISEEQVVVELVQRGDTVKVIPGGKFPVDGKVIEGSSMADESLITGEPMPVSKKVGSLVIAGSINAHGALLVEATHVGADTTLSQIVKLVEEAQTSKAPIQQFADRLSGYFVPFIVIVSVLTLVAWLVIGFVNFDIVKKNFPGYNQNISKAEVIVRFAFQASITVLSIACPCSLGLATPTAVMVGTGVGAQNGVLIKGGEPLEMAHKISVVMFDKTGTITNGVPRVTRVLVLWEMARMPLRKILVVVGTAEASSEHPLGMAVSRYCKEELGFDLLGNCQDFQAVPGCGISCRVSNVEHLLQQQSEERFLLPGATTDESSMLSAAEAPSAAQQQSYSVLIGNREWMRRNGHHIGADVDAAMSSHETKGQTAILVAIDGVLCSMLAIADTVKTESALAVHTLNSMGIEVVMITGDNRRTAKAIAAQVGIRKVFAEVLPSHKVAKVQELQEQGLRVAMVGDGVNDSPALARADVGIAIGTGTDVAIEAADIVLIRNDLLDVVASIELSKKTVRRIRINFVFALIYNLLGIPVAAGVFMPIGLVLQPWMGSAAMAASSVSVVLSSLMLRMYKKTSVEMYEGLARGQMNSLRSSQISTHLGLDGRRRSPALCTREQLDQSHVAPPTLSGQGPSISSGGVEEQDRYSLLDHQAAEDFNV from the exons ATGTTTTCGAAGAAGTCTCCCAAAAGCCTGTCCAAGTATGTCCCCAAGTCGTCGCAGGGCGCCGGGGAGCAGATCTGCATGGTTGAATGTGGCTGTAAGCCGGACTGCACCTGCACGGTCCAGTGTTCCTGCAGCAGACTGTGTGCGCAG GACAGTGGCACAAACCATGAGAAAAAAGGCCTTGACAACATGGCCTACGACTGTGGGAGTCAGACTGAGCTCTGCTCTCCACCGAAATCTGGTTCCAGGGTGACATTCAAAATCCCAGGACTCTCCTCTCAGCACCAGGCCCAAGCCATCGAAAGCAGAGTCTCCAGCCTGAATGGAGTACTTGGTATCAGTTTGTCTTTACCAAGGAAACTGGCCAAAGTGTACTACGATACCTCAGTTATCACAACCAAAGAAATCGCCCTGGAGCTCCAGACAAGTGGATTTAGTGTGGAGTCAGCTGTGCAAATTAAGGTGGATGGTATGCACTGCCAGTCCTGCGTGCAGTCCATAGAGGGACAGATTGGTGAGCTACCAGGCGTTTCACATATTAAGGTGTCCCTTCAAGATGGTGCAGCACTCGTTATATTTCAGCCTCTTCGAGTTACACAACAGGAGCTGAGAGACAAGATTGCAGACATGGGGTTTGATGCCACTTTATTCCCAGACGATCCTTCTGGACAAGACATAAGCCACTGGGAGAAGGACATACTGAACTTGTCTGCACAGACTGTAACCGTTTGGATTACAGGAATGACTTGCAACTCTTGTGTGAAGTCAATAGAAGGGAGGATGTCTCAGATGGCAGGAGTGCAGTCGATAGCGGTGTCGCTTAAGGAGGAAAAGGGAACCATAACCTTTGACCCCAGTCTCACAGACCCAGAACGGCTCAGGATTGCTATTGAGGACATGGGCTTTGACGCATCACTTGAAG aATCTGTGAAGAGCATCCAGAGTCATGAAAGGTCCAGGCCTGTCAGTGGACCCTCTGATCCTTCGGACTTGCAGTCACCCTGTAAGGCAGGAGTCAGCAATGGCACTGGATCACAAACAACCTCTGCAAGTCCCGATCCCAACGCTCACGATGCTAAAGTACAAAAGTGCTTCATTTCTGTAATGGGAATGACCTGTGCTTCTTGTGTTTCCAATATTGAGAGGAACCTGCTCAAACACAGGG GAATCATCTCTGTGTTGGTTTCTCTGATGGCTGGAAAGGCAGAGGTGAAGTATGATTCAAGCATCATAGACGCTGCTGCTGTAACTAAGCTCATAGAAGACTTGGGGTTTGGTGCCAAGCTGATAGATGACAATGCAGTAACACATGGGAAACTGGACCTCACT ATTACCGGCATGACATGTGCGTCATGTGTCCACAACATCGAGTCCAAACTCACTACGACCAAAGGGATCCTCGAGGCCTCTGTTGCCCTCGCAACCAATAAAGCACAGATCCAGTTTAACCCCGACGTGCTCGGAGCTCGAGATATTATCAAGATCATTCAG AGTCTTGGATTTGAGGCCAGTCTGGTGAAAACGGGCTTCAAAAACAACCTCGATCATACGGAAGAAATTCGACA GTGGAGGAACTCCTTCCTGTTCAACCTTGTTTTCGGTTTGCCCGTCATGGGTCTCATGATCTACATGATGGTGATGGACAGTCAACACCAGGAGCACGGAGGCTCCATGCCTGCGGAGGAAAACCTGCTGCCAGGCCTCTCCATCCTCAACCTAGTCTTCTTCCTGCTGTGTACGCCTATACAG ATCTTTGGTGGTCGATCCTTCTACATCCAGGCATATCGCTCGTTAAAACACCGCACAGCCAACATGGACGTGTTGATTGTGTTAGCCACCACTATCGCCTACGTGTACTCCTGCGTAGTCCTCATTGTAGCCATGGCTGAGCGAGCAAGCCAGAGTCCCATCACCTTTTTCGACACTCCACccatgctgtttgtgtttattgctCTGGGACGTTGGCTGGAGCATGTTGCAAAG AGTAAAACCTCAGAGGCTTTGGCCAAGTTAATGTCCCTTCAAGCCACTGATGCCACTGTGGTCACTTTGGGACCTGATCACTCCATAATCAG TGAGGAGCAAGTGGTGGTGGAGCTGGTGCAGCGGGGTGACACTGTGAAGGTCATCCCTGGAGGAAAGTTCCCTGTTGATGGGAAAGTGATTGAAGGAAGCTCCATGGCAGATGAGTCCTTGATCACAG GTGAGCCGATGCCCGTTAGTAAGAAGGTGGGCAGTTTGGTGATTGCTGGCTCCATCAATGCTCACGGTGCTCTTCTGGTGGAGGCTACTCACGTGGGGGCCGACACAACATTATCTCAAATTGTCAAACTGGTGGAAGAAGCTCAAACTTCCAAG GCCCCCATCCAGCAGTTTGCAGACAGGCTCAGCGGGTACTTTGTGCCCTTCATAGTGATTGTTTCTGTGCTAACACTGGTGGCCTGGCTGGTGATCGGGTTTGTCAACTTTGACATTGTGAAGAAGAACTTCCCG GGTTATAACCAGAACATCTCCAAGGCGGAAGTTATCGTCCGCTTCGCCTTCCAGGCCTCCATCACCGTGCTGTCCATCGCTTGCCCCTGCTCTCTGGGACTGGCAACCCCGACAGCTGTCATGGTGGGCAcaggggttggagctcagaaCGGGGTCCTCATCAAAGGAGGCGAGCCGCTGGAGATGGCCCATAAG ATCAGTGTTGTGATGTTTGATAAGACCGGAACGATTACAAACGGCGTGCCGCGGGTGACTCGTGTGTTGGTGTTGTGGGAAATGGCCCGAATGCCCTTGAGAAAGATCTTGGTGGTGGTCGGGACGGCGGAGGCCAGCAGCGAGCACCCGCTGGGCATGGCAGTCTCTAGATACTGCAAAGAA GAGCTGGGCTTTGACTTGCTGGGAAACTGCCAGGACTTCCAGGCGGTCCCTGGATGTGGGATCAGCTGCCGCGTTTCCAATGTGGaacatctgctgcagcagcagagtgaagagCGTTTCCTGCTGCCAGGTGCCACCACTGATGAAAGCAGCATGCTCTCTGCTGCGGAGGCTCCATCTGCAG CCCAACAACAGTCTTACTCAGTCCTGATTGGGAATAGAGAGTGGATGAGGAGGAACGGCCACCACATtggagctgatgttgatgcTGCCATGTCCAGCCATGAAACCAAAGGGCAGACAGCTATCCTGGTAGCTATAGATG GTGTTTTGTGCTCCATGTTAGCCATCGCAGACACAGTGAAGACTGAGTCGGCGTTAGCCGTGCATACACTCAACAGCATGGGCATCGAGGTGGTCATGATAACAGGAGACAACCGACGCACAGCCAAAGCCATAGCTGCccag GTGGGGATTAGAAAGGTGTTTGCAGAGGTGCTGCCGTCACATAAGGTGGCGAAAGTGCAGGAACTGCAAGAACAAGGCCTGAGAGTAGCCATGGTGGGAGACGGCGTGAACGACTCGCCCGCCCTCGCTCGGGCTGACGTCGGCATTGCCATTGGCACAGGCACAGACGTGGCCATCGAGGCCGCTGATATTGTTCTGATCCGA AATGATCTTCTGGATGTGGTGGCCAGTATCGAACTGTCAAAGAAAACAGTGAGGAGGATAAGGATCAActttgtctttgctcttatCTACAACCTCCTCGGAATTCCAGTTGCTGCAG GTGTGTTCATGCCCATCGGGCTCGTGCTTCAACCATGGATGGGCTCAGCTGCGATGGCTGCCTCGTCTGTTTCAGTGGTTCTGTCCTCTTTGATGCTGAGAAT GTATAAGAAAACCTCAGTAGAGATGTATGAGGGTCTTGCAAGAGGCCAAATGAACAGCCTTCGGTCGTCTCAGATCAGCACACATCTGGGTCTGGACGGCCGGCGGCGCAGCCCGGCGCTCTGCACTCGGGAACAGCTGGACCAAAGCCACGTAGCCCCACCAACCCTCTCAGGCCAGGGACCATCCATTAGCTCTGGAGGAGTAGAGGAGCAGGACCGCTACTCGCTCCTGGATCATCAGGCTGCAGAGGACTTTAACGTATAG
- the atp7b gene encoding copper-transporting ATPase 2 isoform X3, which translates to MFSKKSPKSLSKYVPKSSQGAGEQICMVECGCKPDCTCTVQCSCSRLCAQDSGTNHEKKGLDNMAYDCGSQTELCSPPKSGSRVTFKIPGLSSQHQAQAIESRVSSLNGVLGISLSLPRKLAKVYYDTSVITTKEIALELQTSGFSVESAVQIKVDGMHCQSCVQSIEGQIGELPGVSHIKVSLQDGAALVIFQPLRVTQQELRDKIADMGFDATLFPDDPSGQDISHWEKDILNLSAQTVTVWITGMTCNSCVKSIEGRMSQMAGVQSIAVSLKEEKGTITFDPSLTDPERLRIAIEDMGFDASLEESVKSIQSHERSRPVSGPSDPSDLQSPCKAGVSNGTGSQTTSASPDPNAHDAKVQKCFISVMGMTCASCVSNIERNLLKHRGIISVLVSLMAGKAEVKYDSSIIDAAAVTKLIEDLGFGAKLIDDNAVTHGKLDLTITGMTCASCVHNIESKLTTTKGILEASVALATNKAQIQFNPDVLGARDIIKIIQSLGFEASLVKTGFKNNLDHTEEIRQWRNSFLFNLVFGLPVMGLMIYMMVMDSQHQEHGGSMPAEENLLPGLSILNLVFFLLCTPIQIFGGRSFYIQAYRSLKHRTANMDVLIVLATTIAYVYSCVVLIVAMAERASQSPITFFDTPPMLFVFIALGRWLEHVAKSKTSEALAKLMSLQATDATVVTLGPDHSIISEEQVVVELVQRGDTVKVIPGGKFPVDGKVIEGSSMADESLITGEPMPVSKKVGSLVIAGSINAHGALLVEATHVGADTTLSQIVKLVEEAQTSKAPIQQFADRLSGYFVPFIVIVSVLTLVAWLVIGFVNFDIVKKNFPGYNQNISKAEVIVRFAFQASITVLSIACPCSLGLATPTAVMVGTGVGAQNGVLIKGGEPLEMAHKISVVMFDKTGTITNGVPRVTRVLVLWEMARMPLRKILVVVGTAEASSEHPLGMAVSRYCKEELGFDLLGNCQDFQAVPGCGISCRVSNVEHLLQQQSEERFLLPGATTDESSMLSAAEAPSAAQQQSYSVLIGNREWMRRNGHHIGADVDAAMSSHETKGQTAILVAIDGVLCSMLAIADTVKTESALAVHTLNSMGIEVVMITGDNRRTAKAIAAQNDLLDVVASIELSKKTVRRIRINFVFALIYNLLGIPVAAGVFMPIGLVLQPWMGSAAMAASSVSVVLSSLMLRMYKKTSVEMYEGLARGQMNSLRSSQISTHLGLDGRRRSPALCTREQLDQSHVAPPTLSGQGPSISSGGVEEQDRYSLLDHQAAEDFNV; encoded by the exons ATGTTTTCGAAGAAGTCTCCCAAAAGCCTGTCCAAGTATGTCCCCAAGTCGTCGCAGGGCGCCGGGGAGCAGATCTGCATGGTTGAATGTGGCTGTAAGCCGGACTGCACCTGCACGGTCCAGTGTTCCTGCAGCAGACTGTGTGCGCAG GACAGTGGCACAAACCATGAGAAAAAAGGCCTTGACAACATGGCCTACGACTGTGGGAGTCAGACTGAGCTCTGCTCTCCACCGAAATCTGGTTCCAGGGTGACATTCAAAATCCCAGGACTCTCCTCTCAGCACCAGGCCCAAGCCATCGAAAGCAGAGTCTCCAGCCTGAATGGAGTACTTGGTATCAGTTTGTCTTTACCAAGGAAACTGGCCAAAGTGTACTACGATACCTCAGTTATCACAACCAAAGAAATCGCCCTGGAGCTCCAGACAAGTGGATTTAGTGTGGAGTCAGCTGTGCAAATTAAGGTGGATGGTATGCACTGCCAGTCCTGCGTGCAGTCCATAGAGGGACAGATTGGTGAGCTACCAGGCGTTTCACATATTAAGGTGTCCCTTCAAGATGGTGCAGCACTCGTTATATTTCAGCCTCTTCGAGTTACACAACAGGAGCTGAGAGACAAGATTGCAGACATGGGGTTTGATGCCACTTTATTCCCAGACGATCCTTCTGGACAAGACATAAGCCACTGGGAGAAGGACATACTGAACTTGTCTGCACAGACTGTAACCGTTTGGATTACAGGAATGACTTGCAACTCTTGTGTGAAGTCAATAGAAGGGAGGATGTCTCAGATGGCAGGAGTGCAGTCGATAGCGGTGTCGCTTAAGGAGGAAAAGGGAACCATAACCTTTGACCCCAGTCTCACAGACCCAGAACGGCTCAGGATTGCTATTGAGGACATGGGCTTTGACGCATCACTTGAAG aATCTGTGAAGAGCATCCAGAGTCATGAAAGGTCCAGGCCTGTCAGTGGACCCTCTGATCCTTCGGACTTGCAGTCACCCTGTAAGGCAGGAGTCAGCAATGGCACTGGATCACAAACAACCTCTGCAAGTCCCGATCCCAACGCTCACGATGCTAAAGTACAAAAGTGCTTCATTTCTGTAATGGGAATGACCTGTGCTTCTTGTGTTTCCAATATTGAGAGGAACCTGCTCAAACACAGGG GAATCATCTCTGTGTTGGTTTCTCTGATGGCTGGAAAGGCAGAGGTGAAGTATGATTCAAGCATCATAGACGCTGCTGCTGTAACTAAGCTCATAGAAGACTTGGGGTTTGGTGCCAAGCTGATAGATGACAATGCAGTAACACATGGGAAACTGGACCTCACT ATTACCGGCATGACATGTGCGTCATGTGTCCACAACATCGAGTCCAAACTCACTACGACCAAAGGGATCCTCGAGGCCTCTGTTGCCCTCGCAACCAATAAAGCACAGATCCAGTTTAACCCCGACGTGCTCGGAGCTCGAGATATTATCAAGATCATTCAG AGTCTTGGATTTGAGGCCAGTCTGGTGAAAACGGGCTTCAAAAACAACCTCGATCATACGGAAGAAATTCGACA GTGGAGGAACTCCTTCCTGTTCAACCTTGTTTTCGGTTTGCCCGTCATGGGTCTCATGATCTACATGATGGTGATGGACAGTCAACACCAGGAGCACGGAGGCTCCATGCCTGCGGAGGAAAACCTGCTGCCAGGCCTCTCCATCCTCAACCTAGTCTTCTTCCTGCTGTGTACGCCTATACAG ATCTTTGGTGGTCGATCCTTCTACATCCAGGCATATCGCTCGTTAAAACACCGCACAGCCAACATGGACGTGTTGATTGTGTTAGCCACCACTATCGCCTACGTGTACTCCTGCGTAGTCCTCATTGTAGCCATGGCTGAGCGAGCAAGCCAGAGTCCCATCACCTTTTTCGACACTCCACccatgctgtttgtgtttattgctCTGGGACGTTGGCTGGAGCATGTTGCAAAG AGTAAAACCTCAGAGGCTTTGGCCAAGTTAATGTCCCTTCAAGCCACTGATGCCACTGTGGTCACTTTGGGACCTGATCACTCCATAATCAG TGAGGAGCAAGTGGTGGTGGAGCTGGTGCAGCGGGGTGACACTGTGAAGGTCATCCCTGGAGGAAAGTTCCCTGTTGATGGGAAAGTGATTGAAGGAAGCTCCATGGCAGATGAGTCCTTGATCACAG GTGAGCCGATGCCCGTTAGTAAGAAGGTGGGCAGTTTGGTGATTGCTGGCTCCATCAATGCTCACGGTGCTCTTCTGGTGGAGGCTACTCACGTGGGGGCCGACACAACATTATCTCAAATTGTCAAACTGGTGGAAGAAGCTCAAACTTCCAAG GCCCCCATCCAGCAGTTTGCAGACAGGCTCAGCGGGTACTTTGTGCCCTTCATAGTGATTGTTTCTGTGCTAACACTGGTGGCCTGGCTGGTGATCGGGTTTGTCAACTTTGACATTGTGAAGAAGAACTTCCCG GGTTATAACCAGAACATCTCCAAGGCGGAAGTTATCGTCCGCTTCGCCTTCCAGGCCTCCATCACCGTGCTGTCCATCGCTTGCCCCTGCTCTCTGGGACTGGCAACCCCGACAGCTGTCATGGTGGGCAcaggggttggagctcagaaCGGGGTCCTCATCAAAGGAGGCGAGCCGCTGGAGATGGCCCATAAG ATCAGTGTTGTGATGTTTGATAAGACCGGAACGATTACAAACGGCGTGCCGCGGGTGACTCGTGTGTTGGTGTTGTGGGAAATGGCCCGAATGCCCTTGAGAAAGATCTTGGTGGTGGTCGGGACGGCGGAGGCCAGCAGCGAGCACCCGCTGGGCATGGCAGTCTCTAGATACTGCAAAGAA GAGCTGGGCTTTGACTTGCTGGGAAACTGCCAGGACTTCCAGGCGGTCCCTGGATGTGGGATCAGCTGCCGCGTTTCCAATGTGGaacatctgctgcagcagcagagtgaagagCGTTTCCTGCTGCCAGGTGCCACCACTGATGAAAGCAGCATGCTCTCTGCTGCGGAGGCTCCATCTGCAG CCCAACAACAGTCTTACTCAGTCCTGATTGGGAATAGAGAGTGGATGAGGAGGAACGGCCACCACATtggagctgatgttgatgcTGCCATGTCCAGCCATGAAACCAAAGGGCAGACAGCTATCCTGGTAGCTATAGATG GTGTTTTGTGCTCCATGTTAGCCATCGCAGACACAGTGAAGACTGAGTCGGCGTTAGCCGTGCATACACTCAACAGCATGGGCATCGAGGTGGTCATGATAACAGGAGACAACCGACGCACAGCCAAAGCCATAGCTGCccag AATGATCTTCTGGATGTGGTGGCCAGTATCGAACTGTCAAAGAAAACAGTGAGGAGGATAAGGATCAActttgtctttgctcttatCTACAACCTCCTCGGAATTCCAGTTGCTGCAG GTGTGTTCATGCCCATCGGGCTCGTGCTTCAACCATGGATGGGCTCAGCTGCGATGGCTGCCTCGTCTGTTTCAGTGGTTCTGTCCTCTTTGATGCTGAGAAT GTATAAGAAAACCTCAGTAGAGATGTATGAGGGTCTTGCAAGAGGCCAAATGAACAGCCTTCGGTCGTCTCAGATCAGCACACATCTGGGTCTGGACGGCCGGCGGCGCAGCCCGGCGCTCTGCACTCGGGAACAGCTGGACCAAAGCCACGTAGCCCCACCAACCCTCTCAGGCCAGGGACCATCCATTAGCTCTGGAGGAGTAGAGGAGCAGGACCGCTACTCGCTCCTGGATCATCAGGCTGCAGAGGACTTTAACGTATAG